The Flavobacterium praedii genome window below encodes:
- a CDS encoding COX15/CtaA family protein produces MKNNKSVIIWLLSGCFLVFVMVVVGGITRLTNSGLSMTDWHLVTDTLPPLTDAKWQEAFKQYKQFPEYQKINIHNDFTLSDYKFIYFWEWFHRFIGRIIGLVFIIPFFYFLAKKKIDKATLNKCFVLLGMGALQGFFGWFMVRSGLIDNPDVSHFRLSLHLTFAFITFAYTLWVALDLIYPEKKAAIIPLQKIARFALVFLLLQIIYGGFVAGLNAGLIHNHWPMMSDGQFIHDSVFIEQKTLLLNLTEGKSGVQLVHRTLAYVVVGLILFLYFKSKKFNISIQQKNGLNALVVIVFLQFTLGVFTLLYSVPLWLGLTHQIVAFFLLTAMTYTLHRLSK; encoded by the coding sequence TTTTAGTGTTTGTAATGGTTGTAGTGGGTGGTATCACCCGATTGACCAATTCTGGTTTATCGATGACAGACTGGCATCTTGTTACCGATACACTTCCTCCACTAACCGATGCCAAATGGCAAGAAGCATTCAAACAATACAAACAATTTCCAGAATACCAAAAAATCAATATTCACAATGATTTTACACTTTCAGATTATAAATTTATCTATTTCTGGGAATGGTTTCACCGTTTTATTGGAAGAATAATTGGACTGGTTTTTATCATCCCTTTCTTTTATTTCTTAGCTAAAAAGAAAATCGACAAAGCCACATTAAACAAATGTTTTGTTTTGTTAGGAATGGGCGCTTTACAAGGTTTTTTTGGTTGGTTTATGGTTAGGAGTGGTTTAATAGACAATCCAGATGTAAGTCACTTTCGTCTTTCATTGCATCTTACCTTTGCCTTTATCACTTTTGCTTATACCCTTTGGGTGGCACTAGATTTAATCTATCCTGAAAAGAAAGCAGCAATTATTCCTTTGCAAAAAATAGCTCGATTCGCATTAGTCTTTTTGCTATTGCAAATTATATATGGTGGTTTTGTTGCGGGACTAAATGCAGGTCTAATTCACAACCATTGGCCTATGATGAGTGATGGACAATTCATTCATGACAGTGTATTCATCGAACAAAAAACACTTTTATTAAATCTGACCGAAGGTAAAAGTGGTGTGCAACTGGTTCATAGAACACTCGCTTATGTTGTCGTGGGGTTGATTTTATTTTTATACTTCAAAAGCAAAAAATTCAACATTTCAATTCAGCAAAAGAATGGGTTAAACGCATTAGTAGTAATCGTTTTTCTTCAATTTACTTTGGGTGTATTTACATTACTGTACAGCGTACCGCTTTGGCTTGGTTTGACCCATCAAATTGTTGCGTTCTTTCTATTAACAGCAATGACTTACACTTTGCATCGTTTGAGCAAATAA